The region AGCCCATCGCGGTGCTGTGCGGGTCATCCAAGGCCAAGGGAACTCCGCGGTCGTCGTACTGTTCGCGGCCGCGGCGGCGGTAGCGGTCGGACCCAAACCACGGCTACCCCGCCAGAATCGAAGTCACGAGCCGATTTCGTACCGTCGCGAACACGAACCGTTTTGCACGCGCCCCACACCCACCAACACATGACTATCGGCGACGCACACCCAGTCACGGGAACCGCGGACGTCTACTACGTCGACACCGGCATGTACGACGTCGAGTCCTACGGCTCCGTCTACATCATCGACGCCGAGCGTCCGGCCATCATCGACACCGGCACGGGCGGTGACTACGACGCCGTCTCCGGCGCACTCGACGAACTCGATATCGACCTCGAACTGGTCGTCCCGACCCACGTCCACCTCGACCACGCTGGCGGCGCGGGCCGGCTGCTTGAGGACCACCCCGACGCCGAGGTCCGCATCCACGAGCGCGGCGTGCGCCACCTCGTCGACCCAGAGCGCCTCGTCGCCGGCACCAAGAGCGCCGTCGGCGACCAGTGGCAGTACTACGCCGAGCCCGTGCCCGTCCCGGAGGACCGAATCGAGGGTATTGCTGACGGCGACGAAATCGACCTCGGTGACCGCACGCTTACCGCCCACGAGGCGCCCGGCCACGCACCCCACCAGCACGTGTTCCACGAACCCGACGACGGCATCGTCTTCACCGGCGACGCCGCGGGCATCTACGTCCCCGACGAGGACGATATCCGGGAGACCAGCCCGCCGCCGCAGTTTGACCTGGACCAAGCCCGGCGCGACGTGTCCACGATCGTCGACCTCGAACCTGAGACGCTCGCCTTCGGCCACTTCGGGCCGCGCGAGTTCGACGAAGCGCTGCTGAGCGACTACAAGCGCACGCTCGTCGAGTGGGTCGAGGCCGTCCGGCGCAAGCGCGGGGAACTCGACGATGACGAGGCGGTCGTCGAGCATTTCGTCTCCCACGCCGAGGAGATGACCGGTGCCGGGACGTGGGGCGACAGGAAAGCGGCGGACGAAGTCCGACTGAACGTCGCGGGTGTGCTGGCGTTCCTCGACCACGAAGCTTGACATCCTCCCGCGCGTGAACACGCGGGAATCCCACGGCACCGCACCGCTGGGTTGGGATATTGTGGTTTACGACGTGACCTGTTCTTGAGGTGCGAAGGCACCAGTTTCCTTGTCAAACAAGAACGTCGATGGCTGTGCCAACCAGCCGTTACTCCTATCACCGTCATCCGTGACGGGACTCGGAGATACTTTCAGTCGAATGTTCTCAGCACCATTCACATCCGCATTCGCCACCATCTCACACGAATCGCAGACGTACAACCCGCGTTCAACACGGTTCGCATCACGCTTCTGACCACAACACGAACACGATTTCGACGTATCACGTTCGGATACTCGTTCAACCGTGATTCCTTCCATCTCGGCCTTGTATTCGAGCATCGAGGTGAAGCGGTCGAACGCCCACGAGTGCAAGTCGAGATTGCCGTGCTTGCCCCAGTTCTTCGACTCGCCATGCCCCTCATTTTCACGGATGCCGGATAGGTCACCCACCACAATTGTTCCAACATCCTCGTCAACACACCGCTGGACGATGTGTTTCGAGAGGGTGTGGAAGTAGTGGGTACGACGGCTCGATTTCTTCTGGTTCAACCGTGTGGCCTGTTCGGAGTCGGAGTCGTCACAGCGAGCGATGCGCTTGCTGAAGTAGTAGTCGTCCTGCTTCAAGCAGTTCAACGGGTACAGTTCGCTGTGGCCGTCCTCGTAGGCGAGTGCGGCGAAGTTGTTGATGCCGAGGTCAACTCCTACCGTCTTCTCACCGGGCGCTTCTGTCACGTCAATTTCGACCTTGCACACGAAGTGCAGTTCCCACTCGCCACCAGCCCAAACCACTCGGACTTGTTGAACGCTCTCCACGGTGGAAAGGTCAACATCGGGCCGGGTCTGGTACTCACAGAGGGTGAAATCCGACCAATACTCCTTGAGGTTCGAGCCTTTGCTGAGTCGAACTCGGTTGTACTTGGTGTCGAGTTTGAAGCCAGCGGCTTTGAACGTGACCGTGCTTCGCGGGTGTTCGTCGTTGTGTTTGCGGTATCCGGGCGGGTTTGCTTTCGTGTCTCCGTTGCGTCGTTTGCCGTACCAGCCGTTGAACGCTTCAGCGAGTTCTTGAAGGACTCGCTGTGTTCAAAAATCTCTGATTTTTGGCATCACGAAAGACTCCGTCTTTCGAACGAACTTGACTGAGAATGCAGGTCATCATAGCGTTCGTGCGACTTGAGGTAGGCGGTGAGTTCGCCGTGTTCAGGGATGTAGTCGATTTCATCCCAGACACGACTGATTGTCCACCGTCCGACGTTCCAGAGTTTTGAAGCGGCGAACCCGAGGGCGTCAAGGTCGTCTTGCACTTGTGGCTGGTTCCTGATGGAAGCAGTGTATGTGCGGGTGACGACCTGTTTCGCCATACGTAACCTATGTCGATAAGATTACTTAATGGTTCGGATTAGCGTGGAATATCCTGCCGTGCCATCGACTGTGGAGTGTGAAAGGTAGTGTCGGATTCATCCTGACCCTAAAGGGTCAGGCATTCTCCTTGAATCTCTGTAACCGGCGCCGCCGCGACCCGTCACCTACGCAGACCATCCCCGACAACGGACGAACAGTTGACAGAGTTTTATGTCGGCACCCACGATAAGCCTAGGGTATGGATATTCACGAAGCCGAACGGGCGCTCGAAAGTCCCGTCATCGGCGGGGAGACGCTGCCTCGGATGTTCGAGGCGGCTGCCGAGCGGAACGAGGGGGACGTCGCACAGCGCTACAAAGGGGGGATCTACGAGCGTTCGCTCGTCGCTGACGGCGTCATCCCGGGCGCCCCTGACGGCGATTACGCCGACATCACGTACGACGGGATGCGCAACATCGTCCGAACGATCGCTGCCGGCTTCCGCGAACTCGGTGTCGGTGCGGGCGACCGGGTCAGCATATTCTCCGACACCCGGATGGAGTGGGCCCACTCTGACTTCGCCATTCTCGCGGCCGGCGGCGTCGTCACCACCGTCTACAAGGGCTCCTCAGAGACTAAGACCGAGTATCTGCTTGGGGACGCGGGCGCCGAGGGCGTCGTCGTCGAGAACGGCGACGTACTCCACAAGGTGCTCGCCGTCGAGGACGAACTCGACCTGGAGTTCGTCGTGGTGATGGACCAACCGCCCGACGGCAGCGGGGCGGCAGGGGCAGTACGGGACCGTGACGACATTTACACGCTTGGAGACCTCCACGCGATGGGCGCTGAAGCCTTCGACGAGGCTGCCTACCACGGCTGGCTGGACGAGCGCGACCCTGAGGATCTTGCGAGTCTCATCTACACCTCCGGCACCACTGGGAAGCCGAAGGGGGTCCAGCTCACCCACTGGAACTTTCGGTCGAACGTGAACCAGTGTTACCGGCGGTTCGGTCCGCGGCCGGACAGAGCCCCCGACGTGCCAACGACAGACGCCGACTCCGTGGCGCTCTCGTTCCTCCCCCTTGCACACGTCTTCGAGCGGCTGGCTGGACATTTCCTCCAGTTCGCCGTCGGTGGGACTGTCGCCTACGCCGAGAGCTCCGACACGCTCCGGGACGACTTCCAACTCGTTCGCCCGACGACCACCACGAGTGTCCCGCGAGTCTACGAGAAACTTTACGCTGCGGTGCGCGAGCAGGCGAGTGAGTCACCAATCAAAGAGCGCATCTTCAACTGGTCGACTGACGTGGCCCGGGCGTACGCGAAAGCGGACGAGCCGGGGATGGTGCTCTCGACCAAACACAACGTCGCAGACAAACTGGTGTTCGAACAGGTGCGCGAGGCAGTCGGCGGGAACGTCGACTTCTTCGTCTCCGGCGGGGGCAGTCTCTCTGAGAGTCTCTGCCGGCTCTTCCACGGAATGGGCATCCCCATCCTCGAAGGCTACGGCCTGACCGAGACTTCGCCCGTCCTCAGCGTCAACCCCTACGAGGGTGCCCAACCGGGCACGATTGGCCCGCGAGTGGTCGACGTGGAGACGAAAATCGACGCGTCCGTCGGTGTGGTGGACGAGGACACCCGAGGCGACACCGGCGAACTGCTGGTTCGCGGGCCGAACGTCACTGACGGCTACTGGGCGAAGCCGGATGACACCGCAAGGGCGTTCGAGGAGAGTGACGACGGCGGCGACTCCTGGTTCAGAACCGGCGACGTGGTCGAAATCCAGCCCGACGGCTACATCCGATTTCGGGAGCGCGCCAAGGAGATCATGAAGCTCTCGACGGGGAAGATGGTGCCGCCGGGGCCAATCGAGGACGCGTTCGCCGAGAACGAACTTATCACACAGGCGATGGTGATCGGTGACTCACGGAAGTTCGTCGGCGCCCTAATCGTCCCCGACGCCGAGGCAGTCCGAGCGTGGGCCGAGAGCGAGGGTGTCGACCTGCCCGCGGACGACGCGGCACTCTGCCGCGACGAGCGCGTGCGTGACCGTCTCAAGACGGAGGTCGAACGGGTCAACGAACCGTTCGAGACGCACGAGCGCATCAAACAGTTCCGCCTCGTTCCGGATGAGTTCACCGAGGAGAATGACCTGCTGACGCCGACGATGAAAAAGAAACGCCGCAACATCCTCGAGCACTGGAACGAGGAGGTCGACGACATCTACACCGAACTGTAGCGGGCGCCGCAGTAGCCATTTTTAAGGCCCGGCATCATCAATGCCGAGGCGTGACGCGCAACGAACAGCCGACGGCTCACGGGGGCGAGTAGATGGCGACCGGCGAGGGCGCCATCCTCATCCCCATCGTCGCCGGCATCATCGGCGTCGGTGTGGTCGCGCAGGTCCTCTCGGACCGCTTCCAGGTGCCGAGCGTCGTCTTCCTCATCGCGGCCGGCATCATTCTCGGGCCGGAGGTGACCGGTATCCTGAACCCTGCGGAGTTCGGGACCGCGCTACCGGCCATTGTCGGGCTCTCGGTCGCCATCATTGTCTTCGAGGGGGCGTTCCACCTCCGCATCGACAAGCTGCGAGAAGCGCCGAAGGCGACGCTCCAGCTGGTGACGGTGGGGGCACTCATCGCGCTCGTGGGGACTGCCGCCGCGGTGCGCTTCTTCCTCGGGGCTGCGTGGGACGTCTCGTTCCTCGTTGGCTCACTGCTCGTGGCAACTGGGCCGACGGTCATCGCACCCATCCTCGAGGTCGTTCCGGTCCGTGACCGGGTCGGGGCCGCGCTCGACACGGAAGGGATCGTCAACGACGTGACCGCCGCCATCACGGCGGTCGCCATCTTCGAACTCATCCTGCTGGAGGGGGAGGGGGGGCTGATTACGTTCGGGTTCCTCCTCGCCGAGCGGCTGGCGTTCGGCCTGCTGTTCGGCGTCGGGGTCGCGGCGGCCGTCTACTACGCGCTCCAGTATATCGACCTCTCGCCGGGGAACGCACCACAGAACGCCCGGCTGCTGGTGCTCGCTGGGGCACTGGTCGCGTTCGCGGGCGCGAACACGCTGGCGAGTGAGGCTGGTGTCGCCGCCGTCGCCGTCGCGGGGATGCTGCTGGGTAACGCTGACCTCCCATACGAGGAGGACATCTCGGCGTTCAAAGGCGACATCACGCTCATCGTCCTCTCTTTTGTCTTCATCACACTGGCGGCGCTAATCGAGTTCTCGGTGCTGCTGAAACTCGGCATCGGCGGGCTGGCGGTCGTTGCGTTCATCGCGTTGGTTCTGCGGCCGCTGCTGGTGTTCGTCTCCAGCATCGGCGACCGGTTCACCCGCGAGGAGAAACTGTTCATGAGCTTCGTCGGGCCGCGCGGCATCATCCCGGCGTCGGTCGCAACGCTGTTCGCCATCGAACTTCGCTCGGCGGGGATGGACGAGGCCGCCGACGTGCTGGTGGGGACGGTGTTCCTCACCATCCTGCTGACGGTCGTCTTCGAGGCGGGGCTGGCCCGCCGAATCGCGGAAAAACTCAACGTCATACCCATGCGAGTCATTATTGTTGGAGGCGGGAGGGTGGGCCGCGCGCTCGCCGCTCGCCTCGCAGACCGGGGCGAAAACGTGGTCATCGTCGAGACTGACCAGGAGACCATCCAGACCGTCCGTGACGAGGGGTTCACCGGCCACCACGGGGACGGGACGGACACCGATGTGCTGCGCTCTGCGGGTGCCGACAACGCTAAGATCATCGTCGCCGCCACCGGCGACGACGACGCGAACCTGCTGGTCTCGCAGCTTTCCCAGTCGAAGTTCTCCCCGGAGCGCGTGATCGCCCGGGCGAACAACCCCGATAACGTCGACGCGTTCGAGGAGCTGGGGGTCAAAACCATCTCCTCGTCGCTGGCGACGGCCCAGGCTATCGACAACTTCATCGAGCGGCCTGCGCTGGCCGACTGGATGGGCGAAATCGGTCGCTCGGGCGACGTTCAGGAAATTGAGGTCACCTCCGAGTTGCTCGTGGGGAAGACGATCGGGGAGATTGGACCGGAACTGCCCGACAGCTGTCTGATCGCGCTCGTCTCGCGAGACCAGGAGGCGTTCGTGCCGGACGACAACTTCACGCTCCAGCAAGGCGACCGCATCACCTTCATCGGCCGCAGCGATTCGGTTCGGGAAGCGATGGAGTGGGCCCACCCGCGCGAGTAACGCGGTCGGGGTGCTGCTCGCGGTTCGCGGAGCGTTTTTCTTTTCCAGGCTCGCTTACGTATGACGCGTTGTCAAACCCAGTGACCGAACTGCGCGCTCGTCGGGTCACTCTGTTCCCCGTCGCCGGCCTACGGCCGGCTGCCAGCGAGCGCAACGCGCTCGCCCTGGCTCGCATCACGAGGTCGGTTTGCCGCCGCTCACATCCGTTCGCGACGTTGTCCCAGCCAGTGCCCACACCGCGCGCTCGTCGGGTCACTCCGTTCCCCGACTCGCATAGCGAGGTCGGTTTGCCGTCGCTCACATCCGTTCGCGACGTTGTCCCAGCCAGTGCCCACACCGCGCGCTCGTCGGGTCACTCCGTTCCCCGACTCGCATAGCGAGGTCGGTTTGCCGCCGCTCACATCCGTTCGCGACGTTGTCCCGACCTCGGTGGTAACCGTTTTCTCCCACGACCACCCATCCCCGATAATGGCGATTACGCGCCGTGCCTTCCTCCCGCTCCCGACTCTGCTGGCGCTCGCTGGCTGTACAGGCCTCAACAACGACCAACCAGAACTCGCTATCGAGAACCGGAGCAACAGCGAGCAGAACGTCGTCGTGAGTGCGTACCCCCTCAAGCGGACCGCCGAGGGAACGCCCGAAGTGGACTACGAGGGGACCGTCCCGCCGGGGTCGCGTGCGCTTATTCAGGACGTCGTGCCCGCGGCGCCCGCTGGCGGCAGCCTCGCCGTCGAGGTGGACGTCGAAACGGGCAGCTACGCGACGGTCGAGGAGATTTCGGTGACTGGCCCCGGAACCATCGACATCCGGATCACGCGCAACGGACTGGACGTCTTCTTCGCAGCGAAGGACTGACCTCCGGGACCACTTCGCACGGACCCGATACGGTTTTCCGAAGCCACCGAGAAAATCCGCCCATGCTCAGCCGCCAGACGCTTCGCGAGGAGCCCGAACGGATCCGCGAGGCGCTCGAGAAGAAGGGGGTCGACGACGTCGACTTCGACGAGGTGCTCGAGGTGTACGACGAGTGGCGCGACCTCAAAGCCGAGGGTGATGAACTCCGCCACGAGCGCAACGAGGTCAGCCGAAGCATCGGCCAGCTCAAACAGGAGGGTAAGGAGGAGGAGGCCCAGGCAGCCATCGATCGCTCGGGCGAACTCAAAACGCGCCTGCAGGCGGTCGAGGAGCGCGCCGACGAACTCGCAGCCGAACTCGAGACGGCGATGATGCGCCTGCCGATGATTCCCCAGGAGGACGTGCCCGTGGGCGCCGATGAAGACGAGAACGTCGAGCGCCGGCGCGAGGGGTTCGAGGACCTGCGCGACCTGCCCGACGACGTGACGCCCCACTACGACCTGGGCGAGGAGCTCGACATCCTCGACTTCGAGCGCGGTGCGAAGGTCAGCGGCGGCGGCTACTACTTCGCCAAGGGCGAGGGTGCGCGCCTGGAGCACGCGCTCATCCAGTTCTTCCTCGATGTCCACCGCGAACAGGGCTACCGCGACATCTTCCCGCCGCTCCCGGTCAACAGCAAATCGATGGAGGGGACGGGGCAGTTCCCCAAATTCACCGAGGACGCCTACCGTATCGAGGGCGAACACCACGAGGAGTACGACGACGACGACCTCTGGCTCCTGCCGACGGCGGAGGTCCCCGTCACCAACATGCACCGCGGCGACATCCTGCTGGACGACGACCTGCCGCT is a window of halophilic archaeon DL31 DNA encoding:
- a CDS encoding Long-chain-fatty-acid--CoA ligase (KEGG: hbo:Hbor_05160 amp-forming long-chain acyl-CoA synthetase~PFAM: AMP-dependent synthetase/ligase), whose protein sequence is MDIHEAERALESPVIGGETLPRMFEAAAERNEGDVAQRYKGGIYERSLVADGVIPGAPDGDYADITYDGMRNIVRTIAAGFRELGVGAGDRVSIFSDTRMEWAHSDFAILAAGGVVTTVYKGSSETKTEYLLGDAGAEGVVVENGDVLHKVLAVEDELDLEFVVVMDQPPDGSGAAGAVRDRDDIYTLGDLHAMGAEAFDEAAYHGWLDERDPEDLASLIYTSGTTGKPKGVQLTHWNFRSNVNQCYRRFGPRPDRAPDVPTTDADSVALSFLPLAHVFERLAGHFLQFAVGGTVAYAESSDTLRDDFQLVRPTTTTSVPRVYEKLYAAVREQASESPIKERIFNWSTDVARAYAKADEPGMVLSTKHNVADKLVFEQVREAVGGNVDFFVSGGGSLSESLCRLFHGMGIPILEGYGLTETSPVLSVNPYEGAQPGTIGPRVVDVETKIDASVGVVDEDTRGDTGELLVRGPNVTDGYWAKPDDTARAFEESDDGGDSWFRTGDVVEIQPDGYIRFRERAKEIMKLSTGKMVPPGPIEDAFAENELITQAMVIGDSRKFVGALIVPDAEAVRAWAESEGVDLPADDAALCRDERVRDRLKTEVERVNEPFETHERIKQFRLVPDEFTEENDLLTPTMKKKRRNILEHWNEEVDDIYTEL
- a CDS encoding zn-dependent hydrolase, glyoxylase (KEGG: hbo:Hbor_05170 zn-dependent hydrolase, glyoxylase), which translates into the protein MTIGDAHPVTGTADVYYVDTGMYDVESYGSVYIIDAERPAIIDTGTGGDYDAVSGALDELDIDLELVVPTHVHLDHAGGAGRLLEDHPDAEVRIHERGVRHLVDPERLVAGTKSAVGDQWQYYAEPVPVPEDRIEGIADGDEIDLGDRTLTAHEAPGHAPHQHVFHEPDDGIVFTGDAAGIYVPDEDDIRETSPPPQFDLDQARRDVSTIVDLEPETLAFGHFGPREFDEALLSDYKRTLVEWVEAVRRKRGELDDDEAVVEHFVSHAEEMTGAGTWGDRKAADEVRLNVAGVLAFLDHEA
- a CDS encoding TrkA-N domain protein (PFAM: Regulator of K+ conductance, N-terminal; Cation/H+ exchanger; Regulator of K+ conductance, C-terminal~KEGG: hbo:Hbor_05150 sodium/proton antiporter, cpa1 family); translated protein: MATGEGAILIPIVAGIIGVGVVAQVLSDRFQVPSVVFLIAAGIILGPEVTGILNPAEFGTALPAIVGLSVAIIVFEGAFHLRIDKLREAPKATLQLVTVGALIALVGTAAAVRFFLGAAWDVSFLVGSLLVATGPTVIAPILEVVPVRDRVGAALDTEGIVNDVTAAITAVAIFELILLEGEGGLITFGFLLAERLAFGLLFGVGVAAAVYYALQYIDLSPGNAPQNARLLVLAGALVAFAGANTLASEAGVAAVAVAGMLLGNADLPYEEDISAFKGDITLIVLSFVFITLAALIEFSVLLKLGIGGLAVVAFIALVLRPLLVFVSSIGDRFTREEKLFMSFVGPRGIIPASVATLFAIELRSAGMDEAADVLVGTVFLTILLTVVFEAGLARRIAEKLNVIPMRVIIVGGGRVGRALAARLADRGENVVIVETDQETIQTVRDEGFTGHHGDGTDTDVLRSAGADNAKIIVAATGDDDANLLVSQLSQSKFSPERVIARANNPDNVDAFEELGVKTISSSLATAQAIDNFIERPALADWMGEIGRSGDVQEIEVTSELLVGKTIGEIGPELPDSCLIALVSRDQEAFVPDDNFTLQQGDRITFIGRSDSVREAMEWAHPRE
- a CDS encoding Seryl-tRNA synthetase (PFAM: Aminoacyl-tRNA synthetase, class II (G/ H/ P/ S), conserved region; Seryl-tRNA synthetase, class IIa, N-terminal~TIGRFAM: Seryl-tRNA synthetase, class IIa~HAMAP: Seryl-tRNA synthetase~KEGG: hbo:Hbor_05200 seryl-tRNA synthetase), which gives rise to MLSRQTLREEPERIREALEKKGVDDVDFDEVLEVYDEWRDLKAEGDELRHERNEVSRSIGQLKQEGKEEEAQAAIDRSGELKTRLQAVEERADELAAELETAMMRLPMIPQEDVPVGADEDENVERRREGFEDLRDLPDDVTPHYDLGEELDILDFERGAKVSGGGYYFAKGEGARLEHALIQFFLDVHREQGYRDIFPPLPVNSKSMEGTGQFPKFTEDAYRIEGEHHEEYDDDDLWLLPTAEVPVTNMHRGDILLDDDLPLKYQAYSPNFRQEAGEHGTETRGIVRVHQFNKVELVNFVRPDESDDRLEGLVDEAEEVLRRLDLPYRILEMCTGDLGFTQAKKYDIEVWAPGDEMADGPEVGGRWLEVSSVSNFEDFQARRAGIQYRPERHESAEYLHTLNGSGVAVPRVLVAILEYYQNEDGTVDVPEALQPYMGGQEVVEGHEPVGESALGAGDRE